In Miscanthus floridulus cultivar M001 chromosome 8, ASM1932011v1, whole genome shotgun sequence, the sequence CCAGTCGTGCCCGTGCGTGCTCCCCCCACCACCCCAACAACACACACATACTACAGCACCAAACTCACTTTTCTTTCCGTGGCGCGCACCTAACATAcccgctgacgcgtgggccctccCTTGACCCCTTTGGCGTGAGGGCCCCACCTGCCCGAATCGTTTGGCACGAACGCAAGCAAAGCTCGAGTTGTCACGTAGGTGAGACGTTCCAGTCCCACGACACTGCTTGCTACACCAACCAACACCTGTACAGGGCAAACCACTGAAAAGTGGGACCGGCGTGTCGGGCCCTGGTGTCAGTGTAAGGTTCTTCGTTACGATCCTGTGGGCACTAAAATTTTGTACTTTACTGACAGGTAGGACCACCCGAAGTGCACCTGGAGGTAAGTCGTGGAACCAAGTTTATCCGTTATCGAGATTCACCGAGCCGGTAAAAAGAAGCAACGTGGAACTAGGCGCACGGGCTGTCTCGCCACAAAACTTTTTTACTCTCACTGAATGATGGGGCAACGCGACCAGATTGCACGTACCGGGTCCACCTGGCGGCGACAGTACAGATAGTCTGGGTTGGCCGCGCAACGCCCGTATGCCCCTGCGCCCACCTCCATTAAACCTAAGTATGACAACGGGGATGTACTGATCGTCCGGTAtcgtcggaacgttctcttcttcgctacggagaattcatttTGTCTCCGTCTTccttaactgtctcgggtatagatttttGTTTATCGCCGTATCCGTCGGACATCGGTCGAGTAATAGATACCAGACGGGTATTGCATACCCAATAAATAAGGACACTTGGGATCGCAGCTTtgtaatcggagacgtttcttcttcacccgggtataagtgtcggagtctcggaaaTGCCGAGGAGAAagaacgaggttgcgaggaggacgagcaaaggtggcagagagaccgaactgaagaagcgaggggcacgagcgctcgtgaggcaggtgtGCTTGTGCTGCTAGCGGAGATAGTGAGAAAAAAATTAAACTAGGGtttctagaacacacaaactatacatATGATTGTTTAAATTTAGACCAAAATATCTGTGTTGAGCTTTTTTAGTCTAATACTCACATAACAGCTCAAATAGTTATATTCCCTCGTGGGTAACAGAGACGGATAAATAGAAAACGTTCTCGTACCCGTTATGCCTGTCAGGATTCTTTGTCGTTTAGACGCCTACGGTTAAATATATAATCCCATCCCCGTCCGCGGATCagatacccgtcgggtatcgggagCCGTGTTGCCATCTTTAATTAAACCACCACGACCTCTTCGCGCAACGCAGCGGAAAAGCGCCATCTCATTCTCTTCTTCGTCCGTCTCGTCTCTACTCTGCCCCCGCGCCCGGGGGAGCCGCGAGCGTCGTGCCACTCCCCTCGCCCCTCCTGCCCACAACGCCGACATGGCGCCGTCGGCGTGGGCCTTCGCCCTCGCCACACTCTGCATCGTCGCGCTCGCGCCGCCGGCCGCAGGGTTCTACCTCCCCGGCGTCGCGCCCAATGACTTCGAGAAGGTACGCGTAAGACAGCCCACACCTTGGCCTCACCTCGCCTCCGCTTTTCCCTCCTGGCTCGAGATCTCCTCCCTACTGCTTTGTGTGTTTGGGGATCGCGTGCGGTTCGGATCTGCTGTCGGCCGCCCCAGATCTGCGAACGCGCGGGCCGGCCGCATCGAGATCTGGCTGCGCGTGTTCGCGACGATTCTCGCTCTCCGCGCAATGGGTGGCCCTGAGAATGTTTCGGTCCTATATGAGCCGTGCAAAAAGCTGCGTATGTGTTTCTCCCTTCACGTTCTCCGCATGAGATTCTCATCGCGGTTGGATGCGTGATGGAGAGACAAACGACGGAGATGTGCCTTCACCGGGAAGGGCCCAGAGTGTGCACCTAGGAGAATGTGGAGCTGCAAAATTTTACATTACCGAGTGTCTGAGTCCTTCGGCGACAACATCCAGAGAAGGATCATATTAGGTTGTTACATTTTTAATATCAGTCGTTGTTGATTACGATATACTAGTTATGGCAACTGTTCTGTTCTGGAATGTAGTTTTCATTGATTTTGTAGCATTAAACCTAAGTACTTCACACTGCGATCGTGACAGTAGTTGCATTTTCTTTCACCCTTTATCTGTAATATTTTTTTAACATATTTTATGTTTCGTTGTATGTTTTATTTGTCTGTTTGTCAGTATCTGACCTATTGTCTTCCTACTTGTTATCGGCATTTGTCTTTTGTTGATATATTCATGTTAGTGCTGTTTGAAGTATTTAATAGCATCCGTGGCCTCATGCTGTCTTATTCCTTAAAATATTGGAGACATGTTTCTACtacattaatagatgtttataaGAATTATTGCATTTTAAATATCATTACAGAAAGATCCACTTCCTGTGAAAGTCAACAAGCTGACCTCAATCAAGACACAACTTCCCTACTCCTACTATTCTCTCCCATTCTGCAAGCCGGATACCATAGTTGACAGTGCTGAAAATCTCGGTGAAGTTCTTCGTGGAGATCGCATTGAAAACTCTCCCTATACGGTTTGTTCTTTCACTGTGCATTGGTTTATCTGATCAGTGTTTGACACCTTAGGCACTACTTTGACTGTTGAgcatattcttcttcttttttcagtTTGAAATGAGGGAGCCTCAGATGTGTCAAATAGTCTGCAAGATATCTGTCGGGGAGAAAGAAGCAAAGCTTCTCAAGGAGAAGATTGAAGATGAGTACCGTGTTAACATGTATGTCAATAATTTTGCTGCTTGATTCAGGACCATCTATTAATGTCTGTCAATTGTTGAAACATGATTTCTCTAAATTGACAGGATTCTTGACAACCTACCTTTAGTTGTTCCTATCCAAAGAGTGGATCAAGAAGGTGCTTATTTCTATCAACATGGATTCCATGTTGGGGCCAAAGGAAAATATTCAGGGGTAAGTGGCTGTGACACATTGTTGCTCAAATGTTGTATtaatgcataatcttatgtgatGCACTTCTCATATATTTGGCAGAGCAAGGATGAAAAATACTTCATCCACAACCATCTATCTTTTACGGTGAAATATCACAGGGATGAGCAAAGGGATGTTTCCAGGATTGTGGCCTTTGAAGTGAAACCATACAGGTACATTGTTTGGAATGAAATAGCTGTAATTAAACGTAGACATTATCCTACTTGTTAATATCTAACCACAGAACTATGACGCATGCTGCAGCGTTAAGCATGAATATGAAGTGCAATGGAATGATAAGAAGACCCGCCTGACAACGTGTGATCCTCACGCTCAGCGTATAATTACTTCATCTGAGTCTCCTCAGGAGGTTGAAGTTGGCAAGGATATCATATTTACTTATGATGTGGATTTCAAGGTCAGAACTATGCTTGATTCTTTTTGTATTCCAAATAAGTGATTGTAGTAGCTGTAGTACAAAGTGTCCTCTAAGTGGAGCATGAATATTGTGTGTTCGCTCATTTCTGAAAACTACTGTGAATTTGTAGGAGAGTGACATCAAGTGGGCATCTCGGTGGGACAGCTATTTGTTGATGACAGACGATCAGATCCACTGGTTCTCAATTGTGAATTCTCTCATGATTGTTCTCTTCCTTTCTGGAATGGTTGCAATGATCATGCTTCGTACCCTTTACCGGGATATCTCCAAGTATAACCAACTTGAGACTCAGGAAGAGGCCCAGGAGGAGACTGGATGGAAGCTTGTTCACGGTGATGTTTTCAGGCCTCCATCAAACTCAGACTGGCTCTGTGTTTATGTCGGCACCGGTGTCCAATTCTTTGGCATGCTGCTTGTCACTATGGTATTTGCGGTTCTTGGCTTCCTTTCTCCATCGAACAGGGGTGGACTGATGACAGCCATGCTCCTGCTCTGGGTGTTCATGGGGTTGCTTGCTGGCTACTCTTCTTCACGTCTTTACAAGTTGTTCAAGGGCTCAGAATGGAAGAACATTGCCTTGAGGACAGCCTTCACTTTCCCTGGCAGTGTGTTTgctattttcttcttcttgaatgctcTTATCTGGGGGCAAAAGTCCTCGGGTGCTGTTCCATTCACCACCATGTTTGCCCTTGTCCTCCTTTGGTTCGGTATCTCAGTACCGTTGGTTTTCGTTGGAAGCTTCCTTGGCTTCAAGAAGCCTACCATTGAAGATCCAGTGAAGACAAACAAGATACCAAGGCAGATCCCTGAGCAGGCCTGGTACATGAACCCAATCTTCTCGATTCTAATCGGAGGGATCCTTCCATTTGGTGCTGTGTTCATCGAACTCTTCTTTATCCTTACCTCCATCTGGCTGCACCAGTTCTACTACATCTTTGGGTTCCTCTTCCTTGTGTTCCTGATTCTCATCGTGACTTGTGCTGAGATCTCGATTGTGCTATGTTACTTCCAGCTCTGCAGCGAGGATTACCTGTGGTGGTGGAGGTCATACTTGACATCTGGTTCCTCTGCACTCTACCTCTTCTTGTATGCAACCTTCTACTTCTTCACAAAGcttgagatcaccaagtttgtcTCAGCTGTTCTGTACTTCGGTTACATGCTCATTGCCTCGTATGCCTTCTTCGCCTTGACCGGCACAATCGGATTCTACGCGTGCTTCCTGTTCACAAGGCTGATTTACTCATCGGTCAAGATCGAGTAAGGTGAAGTGCACTCTTGCCTAATTCTTTGTTGCCACGAAGAAAGAAGTATTCTGTGGATAATGAATTCTACAGGACCGCTGAGTTTAGCTGCAAGTGGCCTCGTTTTGAGTTTTCAAAGCTGGTAGTTATGATGAAGTTGCGATTCATTACCGTATGATTCAGGTATTATAGCTAgctcagttttttttttgttttctgtttttgGGCTGTGCCTTTGGACCCGTGAGGATATATGCTTATGAAGCTTTCGACGCTGAGCGAACTGTATAAGGATGCTGAGTAATAATCTATCTCTTGTTCTTGTCAGAATTTATGTACTTGTTGATGTGCACTGTGACTTACATGATATACAATTATAGCTACAAAGTCCAGCTCCTGTTTCTTTTGTATCGGAGTCCAGACAAATGGATTCTTAGATAGTTTTTCTAACGTTCTGACCTTGGGGAGCTTTCGCATTTGTCATGTGTTCGTGAAGGACCCTCTCTTTGGCGGGCGGTTGTCGATGATCGGATTGCTGATCTCTTTTTTTTCCTCTTCTACGTGACACGATGATAACTCTTCTGCGTGACACGATGATAATGATGAAAATCGAAGGATTATGCGCAGCGCAGACGCGTACGTGACGGCTCGCAGCGCTTGGCTCCATTGTTCCCGGTCGCACTCCATTTTTCCCGTCCGCGACGGCCTCCTGAGGAAGCGGTATAGTCGAGGTGCCGCTGTCGGACTCGGACAAGAGAAGGAAACTCTTCAACGTGGCAGATGCAGATCGCTGATGGACGGAAACTGGGAGGAAGGGGGCGCACAAAATTCGACGGCGTCCCGCGTGGCGATGCCTCTAGCGGCCGGACGGAGGCCGAGTCCGAGTCCGAGTCGATCACGAAGTACGTACGATTCTCGATTCCACTATCGTCGTCACCACATCATCTCGTGTATAAATATACGATGCGAAGGAGAGGTCCTCCCTTGCATTGGTCCTGTACTGTATCATCCAAAAGCAGTTTCCCGGCTCATTAATCACCGCTGCAATGGAGAAGCAGGGAAAGCTTTCCTTCTCCATCCCCACACAGCGTCGCCGGCTCATCAAGCCTCCTGCCtgcctcgccgccgtcgccgacgaAGGCACAGGATCTCGCTCCACGCCCGCCCCGCAGTTCATCACCGAGTTCGGCCCCTCCGAAACCGCAACCCCCGCTATCATTGTCGCACCGCTCCCCAACTTTCCACCTGTTTCGTCGCGAACCCTGCGACGGATCATCGTCACTTAAGCCTGCGATCATCGAGGAAGCAGGTATCGTCTTCACCAGGGCGCCCGACGACAACCCTCGCTCCTCCAGCCACGCCTACGGCCTCAACCTGCCAAGCGCCCCTGCTGCCGCCATGGACAAAAACAAGGCACCGCCTCATcaggtcaccaccaccaccagcgagCTCTTGCGGCGGCGGTTCAAGCAGGACATTGCCGCCCTTTCCGACCACCGTGACACGGAGGAGTACCCCAAGTTTTCTGCAAAGGCGTTTGCTGCTGCGGTCCTGGCTGGCTACGGCTGGTCCAAGGGTCAAGGTATTGGAAGGAACAACAAGAAAAAGGGAGATACAAAAGTTTTCTCGTGCGGCCGTCGCCCTGGGACAGGGGCACAAAGACAGACGTTTGGCTTAGGCTACAACCCAGAGATCTCTGGGGCTGGCAAGAAGAGGAAGAGACAAGACACTAGAGAACAGGAGAGGGTTTGTAGCGCGAGACCGAGGAGGGGTTGAGAGGGAGTTTTGTGGAAAAAAAAAGGGGAGGTCAAGATGCTGCTAGTGTGCAGCAGAGCAGGATATGCTCGAAACAGTCTTACATGAATCGATGGCCATGTGCTGCTTCTCTATGGGAAGCACACGGTGATGTTTACAGGCACTTGATACATAAGCTTTAAGAATCAAATGGGCGGAATTGATCTCAATATCTCATCCCATAAGTCGCTATAGTCTTAACTAGGAACAGATGTCGCCTGTTATTCATTGCAATGATTCCCCATGTATAAATATATGCAATACCGATCAATCAATAAAGCAATCAATTCATTCTATTATCTCAGACTCTTGTCTCATTTACATTTGAGCCTTTGATTTACAACAAATCGAGCATTCCATTTACAACCCACTATTTGCGCACACCGCCAAGAACATGAGAGAAGAACAAGAATAGAAGGAATAGGGACCAAGAAAACATGCGGCTTGTTCGGCTGCCCACGTGCGGCTGGCCGGCCAGCTTTTTTTCTAGCcagagcagtatttttctctcaaaaaaaACCAGCTACTACAGTGTTTTTCAGTTGCTACAGTGCGAAATTAATGTCAGCCGAACAGCTTGACCTCCAACTTGATCTAATTGACGAGAGTAGGAGAATTCCACTGACAACGACCACCGACCCAGACGGCCTTCGTGGCAGGACGGAACATTCTTGAAGGAGTTGTTATCCTCTGAGACGATTCACGAGTTTCATCGAAATTTTTTGAAGAGGGTTATTTTCAACATAGACTTTGAGAAAGCCTATGACAAGGTAAGTGCCCTTTTCTATTTCAAACCctacggccttgtttagatgatggttgagaatcagtatttggcactgtagcattttcgtttgtatttgacaattattgtccaatcatgacctaactaggctcaaaagattcgtctcgtaatttacaatcaaactgtgtaattagttgttttttatctatatttaatacttcatgcatgtgtccaaagatttgatgtgatgaagagagagtgaaaaaacttggaatctaaacaaggcctacgtATGAAAggttgttggcccaaataaaggCCAAGTAGTTTTTAAGCTGCTTAATTGACCCCATTCTTAGACGCCATGGCCCCTTTAGTTTTTCAATACCTAATTAGTAAGGGCATGGTCCCTTTAGTGTCAATACTTGATTAGTAAGGGCTCGACAAGCTCATTTAAAAAATGATCACCGATTGAAATCATTTTtcttttaaaataaaaataaGTTGATTTCAAATGACTTCTGGCTTTAGCTTGGCTCGTTAATCTTGGTTTAAAGTTAGGTATCAAAGAATTTATGAGATAATAATAAATAAGATTATGTCAAATTTAAAGAAAACTCGAAAAAAAATCCAGTTGACTCCTTATCCACCCTGTTTACCTAGTGACTTGCTATGTCTAAAATGTCGTAAAAATAGCTATGTTTGAGGCGCATGAGCTGTTGTGTCAACACTTGTATTTTATTTTGCTTTGAAAGCGCATGAGCCGCTATGTCTCAACTGCAAGAGGTGCTTTTGCGTTCCAAACACAAGAGGTGACTGAACGGTGGAGGTAAGTTGAAATGCGACTTGCTCAAGGTAAGTCACTGTATTTTTGTCCAAACCAAAGTTAATAGTACGCAAATTCCACTGCTACAGAAAAAATCTTTTGCTAGGCGTTTTGAAATGGGCCTCGAAGGCGGAAAAGAATTTCAACCGCTTCGGTTAATACCTGAGATTAACCAAGACGGTtatttttattaaccgaggcggacctTATAAAATACCTCTATTTTCAGAGGCGGGCGACTTATAAGGCCCGCCTCGGAAAAAAGGCCGAGGCCTAGACCAAGCCCGTAGGCGCGACCAAGTATAAAATCACGAGTTAGGGTTTCCTCTCTCATCTCCCACTCCTCTCCCATCTCTGCTCGATAGGAAGCGGCGCCCTCAGCTCTCCTCCCCGAGCGCGCTCCTCTCGGCGCCGCTCCTCTCCCACTCTCCCTCTTCTAAGTGTCGGtggtctctctctctccctctccctattTGAGCCGGtggtctccctctccctctccctctcaggCACGGGCAGGGCGGCCTCATGCGGACACCGGAGTCACGGCGTCACCAGGCCATCCAGGCGGCGGCTGGGCGGCGCGGGTCACGGCTCCCCTCCGGCTTCTCAAGGCGCGGACAAGGCTCCCTCTCTCCCATGGCGCGGCGGCGACGGATTGGGTCGCGAGGTCGGCAGATCCAGGCGCAGGGGCCCGGATCTGGCTAGCAGCGGCCGGATCGGGCAAGCGGGTGGCCAGATCTGGCGAGCAGCGGCCGGATTTGGCGAGCCGGTGACCTCCGCCAGCGAGCGGGCGCGACGGCGGCTGGATGGGCTCACTAGGCTTATCCatgggtttttcttttttttgttttctttattcGATTTATCGAGGCGGGCATCTAACCGCCTCGGAAAAGGTTccatttaccgtgaccttttcTCGACGGTTACGATGCCCGCCTCAGTTAATTATTTTTGTCCGCCTCGGTAAaattttatgtagtagtgttcATTTAAGATCTCGAATATGCGTTACAATATTCACTAAAGTGAATATTAAAGAAATATATCATCCACTTAATTATAAGTGACTTTGAAATGTAGTGCTAAGTAAGCAACACATGATTAGCTTGTGGGCTTCTTCcagtgttaaattcttttttGCTCTATTTGTAAAATTCATTTTCTAGATGTGGCTCCTCTAGAAATAATCTTGAGGGTGGTTTGGTACGCCTCTAGAAATTGTCTCCTCTATGATTTTTTTTCCAGCTGACTCTAAAAATACTTGATGTAGTAGTGTTCACTAGATTGAGTTTTTGGGGCTTTTTATTAATCGGATTTTAATTTTTGGGACAATTTTTGTGTGGGGTTCAAGATCACGACTCGAGCCCGACGAGTCATGGTAGGCTCCTCTCTCTTATGGCGTGATTGGTTCTCGAGAAGGAGCAGCTCTGGGTCATCGAGAAACCGATTGGCCAACCCAGGAGCTCCCCCTTCGTCGACGATGTTGTCCACCCGTCTGAACCAGACCTCCACGCCATCGTGGAAGGCGTCCACGTACTCATCGATGTCGGTGGGTGGAGAGGCGAACTCCAGTGGCGGTGTCCTCTGTCCTGCCATCGCAGGGGACTGTGGTGGAGGTGAATGCGTCGCTGCTGGTGGAGACTgctctccagcagcagcatctccTCCTCCTAGGATCACCAAGTGCTTGATGGTGAAGGTGTTGCTGATGCCACCAGCTTCCCCGGCGCCTTGATCCTCCCAATCCCAAGCAACCATCTCATCAAACACTACATCCCTAGAAATCACCACCTTGCCTCCCTTGGGATCATAGAGCCGATAGGCCTTGCTGCCCTCCTCGTAGCCCAACAGCACCATGGGTGTGCTTTTGTCCTCCAGCTTGCCGAGGTGGGGCTTTGTGTTCTTGACATGGACAACGCATCCAAATGTCCTGAGGAAGGGCACATTCggcttgcgtccatgccaagcctcaaacgacgtcttgcccttcagggccttggtgggcacgCAGTTGAgaatgaacaccgccgtggtcaccgccttgCCCCAGAACTCCGTCGGCATCTTCTTGGCTTTCATCATCGACCTTGCCATGCCGACCACTGTCTGGTTCtaccgctccaccatgccattctgttgcggcctgtacggcgcggtgtggtggcgCACCACACCTTGATCCGCACAGTACACAACGAACTCCACAGAGGTGAACTCACTGTCGCGATCAGTCCGCAACATGCGCAGCTTCTTTCCGCTCTCAAGCTGCAGCCACATGAAGCTGCAGCCTCGGTCTTGCTGGTCAAGTCTGCAATTTCGTAACACGCGCGCGCCTTGAACCTCTTGATCGCTTTTGCTGCCTCGGTCTTGCTGGTCAGAAGCTGCAGCCACATGAACCGGCTCTGATCATCCaccagcaagatgaagtacttgTGCCCGTCGTGCGTCGCTGGCGTGATCGGCCTGCAaaggtcaccatggaccagcttgAGGGCCTCTGCTGCACGGTACTTCGCTGTCTTCGGGAACGGTAGCCTCCTTTGCTTCCCAGCcaagcagctgtcacacagctcgccggcgtgctcgatgtgaggcagcccagtcaccatcttctctagccgatcaagagcgtcgaagctgagatggtcATATCGGGCACaccacagccacggctcctccgTGCGCCGTGCAGCCAAGCAGATGGGTTGCTCCACCTTCAAATCGAGCAGCTACAGTCGGTTCTAGGACcgcttcaccttggcaagaagccgctgctcccggtccctgatcctgaggacgctGTCCTTGATCAACACCTAGCTGCCGCgttcatccagctggccaatgctgatgatgtttgaacgcagctgcgggatgtaatatacatccgtcagCGCGCGGTGCTTGCCGTTCTGGCACCTAAAGTTAATGGTGCCACGCCCTCGTATcgtcacccttgagccatcaccaaacttcaccatacCGACCATGTtcccgtcgagctcggagaaggccgcCTTGgaacccgtcatgtggttgctggcgccggagtctaggtaccaccgctgctcctgctcgctgCCAACACATCCGAGGATGACTTGGACGCGCGGCTTGGCGAGGCTGATAGCCTTTAGAGCCTTCCCGTGCTCGTATaccaccatcacctctcccttctccttggtctCAATGTTGTGCAGTGCACAAAACGTTGCCattaggagagtggcctcatcatcatcaacctgcgccaaatgagccttagccttcttctcctgcttacgatttgggcactcctttgctcaatggcctgtcttcccgcagcgccggcaGACGTTGGGGTcgatcttctttttcttcttctccaaagaagccttaCCGCGGCGCTTGCCGTCGCCACCGTGGctagaggaggcttccccggacttctttttctttatccgggcagcccactcctctgtcagcagcagcttgccgctatCTATCGTTGTTGTGGcttgctccatgcgctcgtccaccgcccgtagaTGGCCGTTCACATCCTCAAAGCTGAGGGTGgacagcatcgtctctatggagagagcgatctggatgtactccaccggcacggagtggagatACTTGGAGACCGcttcctcttcgttgatggtgacgccgtggctccccATCTTGCTGATGAGcaactgcaggcggagggagaagtcctccaccgattcaccatcaCGGAACTTGAGGTTGGTGTACTCCTACTTCAGTAGCTAGGTTGTCGCCTTCTTTACGCGATCAGAACCGACGTGCATCgctgcaatagcctcccacgccccCATAGCAGACTTCTTCGCCCCCAGcgactccctgtactccgctggcacagcagcgaggatggcctccaacactgacatgtcgtcttcttcgttgtcggtgcccttgtcaatggcattctcGAGCCattgggctctgagcttgaccttcatggtcaccgcccactcgccatagttggtgtgagtcagcgtcgaccaactggtgccactgacctcccgcaccgtgcgcacgacgacctcctgtcgtggctgggcagccccaGCAGCACCGCTGCCGTCGCCCGTCTCTAAACCGTTCGTCATCGCCgacggttagtccggcgacgacgcttgtacggctctaataccacttgttggtccctTGCTGCCATGTACAGGTAAGCAACTAGCTTACCAGTACACActctcactcactatggctagaggtagaagaaggggtgAGCACAACGCGCACACACACTGCAGTAGCTCCAGCGCTGGCCAAAGCTCTGCCTCTGGTTGTGGCAACTGAACTACCTT encodes:
- the LOC136476239 gene encoding transmembrane 9 superfamily member 9-like, producing the protein MAPSAWAFALATLCIVALAPPAAGFYLPGVAPNDFEKKDPLPVKVNKLTSIKTQLPYSYYSLPFCKPDTIVDSAENLGEVLRGDRIENSPYTFEMREPQMCQIVCKISVGEKEAKLLKEKIEDEYRVNMILDNLPLVVPIQRVDQEGAYFYQHGFHVGAKGKYSGSKDEKYFIHNHLSFTVKYHRDEQRDVSRIVAFEVKPYSVKHEYEVQWNDKKTRLTTCDPHAQRIITSSESPQEVEVGKDIIFTYDVDFKESDIKWASRWDSYLLMTDDQIHWFSIVNSLMIVLFLSGMVAMIMLRTLYRDISKYNQLETQEEAQEETGWKLVHGDVFRPPSNSDWLCVYVGTGVQFFGMLLVTMVFAVLGFLSPSNRGGLMTAMLLLWVFMGLLAGYSSSRLYKLFKGSEWKNIALRTAFTFPGSVFAIFFFLNALIWGQKSSGAVPFTTMFALVLLWFGISVPLVFVGSFLGFKKPTIEDPVKTNKIPRQIPEQAWYMNPIFSILIGGILPFGAVFIELFFILTSIWLHQFYYIFGFLFLVFLILIVTCAEISIVLCYFQLCSEDYLWWWRSYLTSGSSALYLFLYATFYFFTKLEITKFVSAVLYFGYMLIASYAFFALTGTIGFYACFLFTRLIYSSVKIE
- the LOC136468928 gene encoding protein MOS2-like, which produces MEKQGKLSFSIPTQRRRLIKPPACLAAVADEGTGSRSTPAPQFITEFGPSETPAIIEEAGIVFTRAPDDNPRSSSHAYGLNLPSAPAAAMDKNKAPPHQVTTTTSELLRRRFKQDIAALSDHRDTEEYPKFSAKAFAAAVLAGYGWSKGQGIGRNNKKKGDTKVFSCGRRPGTGAQRQTFGLGYNPEISGAGKKRKRQDTREQERVCSARPRRG